Genomic window (Tardiphaga sp. vice304):
GTGCGCAACTACGCGTGCGGCTGCACACCGGTCTGTAACGAATGCGAACGGTTGATCGAGAGCGGAGTCGTGGTCGTCGCAGCGGCGGGCAATCACGGCTTCCAGAAATTCGAAACCAAGGATGGCAGTTTCGAGAGCTATGCCGCCTTCAGCATCACCGATCCCGGCAATGGCGACGGCGTTATCACGGTGGGCTCGACCCACGGCGGCTGGCCGCAAACCTACGGCGTCAGCTTTTTCTCGAGTCGCGGCCCGACCGGCGACGGCCGCCTCAAGCCGGACCTTGTGGCGCCTGGCGAGCGCGTAATGTCGACCGTTCCCGGCCAGGAATGGGCCTCGGAGTCCGGCACCAGCATGGCGGCACCGCATGTCAGCGGCGCCGCCGCGATGCTGCTGGCGCGCTATGAGGAACTGATCGGGCAACCCCGGCGGCTGAAACGCATCATGTGCGAGAGCGCGACCGATCTCGGCCGTGAACGAAGCTTTCAGGGACACGGCATGCTCGACGTGCTGCGCGCCTTTCAATCGATTTAGGAGGTTGACATGCACTTTAGCCTTGATGTCCTGCGCGCCCGCAAGGGCGATTGCCTGATGCTGCATTTCGGATCCGCCGCCGATCCGCATTTGATCCTGATCGATGGCGGACCCTCGCAGGTTTACGGCCCGCAGATGAAGCCGCGTTTGACCAGGATTCACAAGGCGCGGAATATTGCCAGAAACGATCCGCTGCCGGTCGATGTGGTGATGGTCAGCCATATCGATGACGATCATATCAAGGGCATTCTCGAACTCACCAAGGAGCAGCGCGGCAAGACCCCGACGCCGCGGCTGCAGGTGACCAGCCTGTGGCACAACAGCTTCGACGATCTGCTTGGCACGCAGCCGCCTGAAGTGATGCGCGAAGCCGGCTTCGGCACGGCGTCCATAGGCGGGGAATCGTCCGGCGGTTCTGAAGCCGACCCCGCCTCGGTGCTCGCGAGTTCGGTGAAGCAGGGACGAGTCGCCCGATTCATGAAAGTCACGCCATCGGAATTTCAGGCCGACAGCGTCCTGGCGAGCATACCGCAGGGCCGGCAACTGCGTGACGATGCGGAGGCGCTTGACTGGCAGCTCAATCACAAATTCAACGGCAATCTGATCATGGCGTCGAAATCCGCGAAGTCCGTCACGCTGGCGAATGGATTGAAGTTGACGGTGATCGGGCCGCTGCAACCGGAGTTGCAGGCGCTGCAGAAGGCGCATGACAAGTGGCTGCGCGACCGCAATACTAAGAAGGCTAAATCATCGGAGGCCGCAATGGCAGCATTTGTCGATGAATCGGTTCCCAACCTTTCCAGCATCGTGGTGCTCGCGGAAGCCGGTGACAAACGCATGCTGCTGACCGGAGACGCCCGCGGCGACAAGATCCTGGAGGGGCTCGAACTCACCAAGCTTTTGAAGCCGAAGGGCAAGTTGCATGTCGAGATCCTAAAGGTGCCGCACCACGGCAGCGACAACAACATGGAACCTTCTTTCTTCAAGCGCGTAACCGCCGATCACTATGTTTTCTCAGGCGATGGCGAGCACGGCAACCCGGAACGCAAGACGCTCGAAATGCTGCTCGCGGCGCGCGGCGACGATGACTACACGGTGCATCTGACCTATCCTGTCGCCGATATTGACAAGGGGCGAAAGGCCGACTGGGAGAAGGAACAGGCCAAGGAAAAGAGCAGGAAGAAGAAAACGGTAAGGCCTGACTGGTCGCCTGCGACGCACGGTCTGGCGGCGCTGCTCAAGAAGAACCCGAAGTTCAACAAAAAGGTCATGATCGTCTCCGACAAAACGCCACACCTTATCGATCTGCTCGATCCGGTGAGAATCTAGGATGAAATCTACCGAGCGAATCGTCTGCGGTATGGCGCTTTCCGAAGCCTTTGCAGCCGCGAAATGATCATGGCGGGATGCTCCCATGCGGCTGCGGCGCTGTCGCTGCATGCAGTTGCATGTTAATTGCACCTGAAATTGCACCCGCGCGGTCATTCGCGCCTCCGACGCGAAGCCCGGTCCATGAACAAGTTCGAACCTGAGAGCCGGTCAACGGCCAATCATCACGCGCTGTCCGACGAGATGGTCGACGAGATTTCGCATCTGCCGACCACCGTGATGGAAGTCGATACCGCGCCGCAGCCGGCCAAGCCGCCGCTGACACCGGCCGAGGTTCGCACCATCCTGATCAGCCTGCTGCTGACGATGTTTCTCGCAGCGCTCGACCAGACCATCGTCGCCACCGCTCTGCCGACCATCGGTCGCCAGTTCAGCGACGTCACCAATCTGTCCTGGGTGATTACGGCCTATCTGCTGGCCTCCACCGCCGTGGCTCCGGTGTTCGGGACGCTCAGCGACATTTATGGCCGCCGCGTGACCATCATCATTGCACTGGCGCTGTTCATGGCTGGGTCGGTGATGTGCGCGCTGGCGCCGAACATGCTGGTTCTGATCCTCGGCCGCGGCCTGCAAGGGCTGGGCGGCGGCGGCATCCTGCCGATCGTGCAGACGGTGATTTCCGACGTCGTGACGCCGCGCGAACGCGGCCAGTACCAGGCTTATTTCAGCGGCGTATGGGTCGCCGCCGGAATCGGCGGGCCGATCCTCGGCGGGCTGTTTGCCGAGCACCTGCACTGGTCGATGATCTTCTGGATCAATATTCCGCTCGGCGTCCTGGCGCTCGGCATGCTGTTGCCGAACATGAAGAAGATCCCGGTGTTTCACCGCATGCGCAAGGTCGATTGGCTCGGTGGCGTGCTGCTGATGGCCTCGGCACTGATCTTCATGCTGGTGCTGACCTGGGCCGGTACCAAATTCTCATGGGCGTCGCCGACCATCCTGCTGATGCTGGGCGCGGGCGCCATCCTGGCGATGGCCTTTATCTGGCACGCGCTGCGCACCGCCGAGCCGTTCCTGCCGCTGCAGGTACTATCCGGTCCGGTCGTGCCCTTTGCCATCGCCGCCAGCGGCTGCGCAATGGGCGCCATGATCGGCCTCACCGTGCATCTGCCGCTGTATTACGAGGTCGTCTATGGCCTCACCGCGGCGCAGGCCGGGCTGGCGCTGATCCCGGTCGCAGCGATCTCGGTCGCCGGTGCAGCCATCGCCGGCCGCAGCATGGCGCGCGCCCGGCACTACAAGCGCGTCCCCATCGCCGGCGCGGCGCTGGCTGCGGTGACGGCCCTGGCCATGGCGCTGGCGACGCCGCTGCCGCTATGGGCGCTGCTCACCGCGCTCGGCATCTTCTCGGTCGGGCTCGGCACCACATTCCCGGTCACCGTGGTGTCGATCCAGAACGCGGTGGCACGCGCGCAGGTCGGCACTGCGACCGGCGCGATGAACTTCTTCCGCGCGCTGGTGGCGTCGTTCACGGTCGCCGCCTTCACCACGATCCTGCTGATGGCGCTGGGCACCGAAATCACCATCTCCGGCGACCATGCCGGCTCCGCGCACGCGATCGCGGCCTCCGACATGGTCACGGCGTTCCGCTACGTGTTCGAGGCCTCCGCCGCGATGCTGGCGCTGTCGGCGCTGTTCCTGATGTTGATGGAAGAGCGCGTGCTGGCAGGACCGGCGAAGGCCGCGGCGACGGAACTCGGCGAGTAAGGCTTGCAGCGCGTTGCGAGGTGATGCGCAGTGTGGCGCAAACAGCGCATCGGCGGGGATAGCTTGATTTCCTGTTGCGCCGGCACTGCGCGCCTGGGTGCGGCCCCCTAGCGTCCGCGCAGTGATTTTGTCGGTGGGTCCTGGCAGATCGGTTTCAAGCCAGGCGGATTGCTTTTCAATCCCATCGATGGGCTGCGGCGCGCGAGCAAAGCCGCCGTGCCCCGCATGGCGCTTGCCTGCCTGGTTCTTGCAACAACAACGGTGCAGCCTGCGCGTGCCGATGGCGGCAGGAGCGGCAATTCCTCGGGAGGCCTGGGCGGCGTCGACAGCCCGACCGGCGCCGGCGGAATCGGCTTCAACGATGCCAGCAATGGCGGCGACGCAGCTCGTCGGCACCATGTCCGATCCGACCGTGGCGGGCCGCGGCGCAGACGCGCCGGGTCCGCTGGGGTATGCGGAGGAGGGCGATGCGATGAACGCCTATGCCTCACCGGCCGCAAGCGATCGGGCACAGAGCGCGACGCCTATGCCATGATCACCAAGGCGCCGCCGCGCGTCTACGCCGGGCGCTGGAACGTCCGGGCTTCCGGCTTCGGCGGCACCCAGACCGCCGACGGCAACACCGCGTCCGGCACAAACACACCGAGCAGCCGGATCGGCGGCGTCGCGGTGGGCGCCGACTATCATCTGTCGGCGCAGACCGTGGTCGGCTTTGCCATGGCCGGCGGCGCGACGAATTTCAGCGTCGCGGGTGGCGGCGGCGGGCGCTCCGATCTGTTCCAGGTCGGCGGCTTCGTGCGGCAGAGCATCGCTTCGGCCTACATCACCGCGAGTGCGGCCTATGGCTGGCAGCAGGTGACAGCGGAGCGCAATGTCGGCGCCGAATCGCTGCGCGCGCGTTTCGATACCAACTCCTATTCGGCACGACTCGAAGCCGGCAACCGCTATGCGACGCCATGGCTAGGCATCGCGCTGACGCCTTACGCGGCGGCAGGTGACGTATCTCGACCTGCCGGCCTATGCGGAGACCACGTTGTCGGGATCGACGACCTTCGCACTGGCCTAGGCCGCCAAGGGCATCAGCGCGCCGCAGCGAACTCGGCCTGCGCTCGGACAAGTCGTTTTTCGTCAACGACGCGATCCTCACGCGGCCGCGCCGCCTGGGCGTACGACTTCAACACTGATCGCTCGGCGTCGGCCACGTTCCAGTCGCTGCCCGGCGCATCGTTCGTGGTGGGCGGCGCGTCGCCGGCAGCCAACGCCGCGCTGACCACCGCGGCGGCCCAATTGACTTTCCGCAACGGCATCACGCTGGGCACCACGTTCGAGGGCGAGTTCTCCGAGGTGACGCGCTATTACGCGGGCCGTTGCGCGGTGCGATACAATTGGTGAGTGGACCGACGCTAGATTGACACGGAATGCTCTCACGGCCTAACAGCCGCGCAGCAGATTGCGCGGCAAGGAACCGGATCATGAGCAAACCGACCGTCGAACAGACCAAGATGGGCAGTGAGGCGATCGCCTTCTGCATCGCGCGCACGCTGATCGAGCGCGATTCTTCGCTGAAGGCGCCGATGCGCGCCAATTTGCGCAAGATGTGGGAATTGCTCGAAGAGCGCGACGACCACGCCGCGGCCGATATGGTCGACACATTGATCAAGGCGCTGAACGATCCGGCATTCTTCAAGCCGTAACACCCCAGCTATCCTCCAACGCTCCGGAATTGCGGTATTCGGTGAACCTTGTGGAAACCAATCGGCGTTAGCATGACACCTCTGGCGTGGGGGAAGCCCGTGCCTGCATCCGAGGAGGCCGCGGTGCCGCGCTTGCTAGCTCGATTCTGGAACGATCAATCCGGCGCGACCGCCATCGAATATGCGCTGATCGCAGCCGGTATCAGCCTTGTCATCATCGTCGCGGTGCAGGGCATCGGGACGAGGCTGAACGGCCGCTTCGCGGGAATCAACGCCTCCCTGAAATAGCCTTTCCGGCGCGCAATCGCGTGATCGGATCTGGCGCCCGGCGATTTACGATCTATCTGTAGCAGGTGCGGCGACGATCGATATGGCATTCCGGCGATCTCTTGCTGCTGCCTTGTCGGGATCGGTGCCGAGCGTTGCATCGCGTGCACGCGGGCTACGATTCAACAAGGGCCGTTGCCCGATCGGCTGCGAATCACAAGAGGCGACACATGAGCATTTTTCGACGCAAGATCACGGCCGCTGCGGCATTGGTCACTCTGGCCGCCGCACTCGGCGGTAGCCTGGCCGAGGCGCGCCCCGCGGTGCGACAGGAAACCGGCGTGGCGCCCTATTGCGTGCTGATCGGCGCTCCGCGGGGCGCTGCGCTGCCGCAGATCTGCCGTTTCTTCGGCTACCAGCAGTGCCTGCAGGCCGCCGCCGATTGGCGTGGCAATTGCGTCGCCAACATCGACTACCGCGGCCCGCCGCCGGACACCACCGGCGCGACCTGGGCGCGCGGCGCCCGCTAGGACCATGCGCGGCAGAAAACCCGCGCGATTCCAGTGATCTAGGATCAATTTCTTATAGGAATAAAAAACTAGGATTTATAGCCTTGACAGCGTGACGCTGCGAAGGTAGGTTTACGGCATGCTCCACAACTGGGTTTCGAGGCCGCCGCGCCGCAGCTGCGGTCCACGCCCGCGGCACGCAGGCCGGAACATCGACTGATATCCAACGTTACTCCAGCTGGAAATGCCGATCGGCAGGCTTTAGCGAGGACAGCATGGCGAGGAAAGAAGACGTTCGGATTGTCGAAACCGCGACCGAAGCGCGGCAGGCCGAACCGGGCCCATCGATACTGGCGCTGCTCACCATGAGCACGGGGCTTGCGATCTTGCTGATGGCCGTCGTCTGGTTCGTCTTTTTCCGTACCTGATTGAGTTCGCCCAAACTATCATTTCAATCAGCCCGCCCGGCCTTGTCCGGCGCGGGCTTTTTCATGGAAGTCTCGATGCGCGCTCCTCGCACGACAGCGGCAAAGACGGCGGCCCGCAAGGTGACGTCGGCGAAAAAAGCCACACCTGCCAAGCGCGGCACCGCCGCTCGGCTGGATACCGCGGCGCCAGACAGCGCGACGCTGGTCGAGCGCGTGGCGCAGGCGGTCGATCGCGAACTGGCCGAGATCGAAGCCATCGTCGCCAAGATGACCGGCAAGTCGCGGCCCACCGAGGCCGAACGCCGCGCCCGCACCTTGGCCTCGCTGGCGCGCACGCTGAGCGAAGTGCGCCGGCTGCGCGCCGCAGATGAAACGCAAAAGCCCGATGATGTTGAACGCCCCGGCGACCTTGAAGAACTCCGTCAACGCCTTTCGCAACGATTGGCGCAGATGGTTGAAGCAGGGGATGCACCACCGGTTGATGGCGTCGCTGACGCCCCGCGAGATCGAACTGCTTGATACGTTGTGGGAGCTTCACGCTCATCCGCATCAGCTGCCGCCCGCCGTCGCGCCGAACGATGCGCCTTGGCTGACCTGGCTGATGATCGGGGGCCGGGGCGCTGGCAAGACCCGCGCCGGCGCCGAATGGGTGCGCGCCCAGGCGATGGGCCGCGGGCCGGGCGGCCATGAGCGACAGATGCGGATCGCGCTGGTCGGCGAGACCGAGCATGATGTCCGCGAGGTGATGATCGAGGGCGTCTCCGGCCTGCTTGCCGTGCATCCGCGGTACGAGCGTCCGGTGTGGCTGTCGTCGCGCAAGCGGCTGCAATGGAGCACCGGCGCGGTAGCGCAGGCATTTTCCGCGGAGGATCCGGAGAGTTTGCGCGGGCCGCAGTTTTCCTGCGCGTGGTCCGACGAACTGGCGAAATGGCGCCACGCGGAAGCCGCCTTCGACATGCTGCAGTTCGGCCTGCGGCTGGGTAGCCAGCCCCGGCAATTGATTACGACCACGCCGCGACCGACCGCGCTGTTGAAGCGGCTGATGGCGGATCCGTCGAGCGCCGTGACGCGCGCGGCGACGGCAAGCAATGCCTTCAACCTCGCGCCGAGCTTTCTGCAGAGCGTGGTCGGCCGCTATGCGGGAACGCAATTGGGACGACAGGAGCTCGACGGCGAACTGATCGAGGACCGCGCAGACGCATTGTGGTCGCGCGCGCTGCTGGAAAGCTGCCGTGTCACGCAGGCGCCGGCGCTGCAGCGCATCGTGGTCGCGGTCGATCCGCCGGTGTCGTCGGGCAAGCGCGCGGATGCCTGCGGCATCGTTGCGGCAGGCATTTGTACGGCCGGCATCGTGTACGTGCTCGCCGACGACACGGTGTCGGCGGTGACGCCATCGGCCTGGGCCAATATCGCGATCGCGCTATGGCGAAAATGCGAGGCGGACGCGCTGGTCGTCGAGGTCAACCAGGGTGGCGAGATGGTGCGCAGCGTGATCCACGAGGTCGATGCCGGCGTGCCGGTGACGAGCGTGCGCGCCACCCGCGGTAAGTGGTTGCGCGCCGAGCCGGTCGCGACCTTGTACGAGCAGGGCCGGGTGAAGCACGCCGGATGCTTCACCGCGCTGGAAGACGAGATGTGCGATTTCGCCAGCAGCGGGTTGTCGTCGGGCCGCTCACCGGACCGGCTCGATGCGCTGGTCTGGGCGGTGACGGCGCTGGCGCTCGTCGCGCGCAGCAGCGGGCCGCGGATACGCCAGCTCTAGCCGCGCTTCGCGGGCTGGCGCGCAGCCGCCAAATTGAGTGCACGGAGAATTCCATGTTCGATCGCCTGAAAGCCTATCTCGCCGCCCCGGAAGCCAAAGCCTCACGCACCGCAAAATTGATGGCGATGGGGGGCGGAATTGCGCGGTGGACGGCGCGGGATTATCGCGGACTGGCGCGCGAGGGCTATCTCGGCAATGCCATCGTGCATCGCGCGGTACGGCTGATCGCGGAGAATGCCGCGGCGTGCCAGTTTCTGGTGTTCGAGGGCGCCCAGGAAAAAGAGGCGCATCCGCTGGCGTCGCTGCTGACGCGGCCGAACCCGCGGCAGGATGGCGGTGTGTTCTTCGAGGCGCTGTACGCGCATCTCCTGCTCGCCGGCAACGCCTATGTCGAGGCGGTGGCGCTCGATGACGGCGTGCGGTCGCGCGAGGTGCGCGAGATCTATGCGCTGCGGCCCGATCGCATCAAGCTGATCCCCGGCGCGGACGGCTGGGCCGAGGCCTATGATTACAGCGTCGGCGGACGCAGCGTGCGCTTCGAGCAGCACGGCACGGTGCCGCCGATCCTGCATCTGACGTTCTTTCATCCGCTCGACGACCATTACGGCCTGGCGCCCATCGAAGCCGCGGCCAGCGCGCTCGATACCCACAACGCCGCGGCGAAGTGGAACAAGGCTCTGCTCGACAATGCCGCCAGGCCGTCCGGCGCGCTGGTCTATGTCGGGCCGGAGGGCTCGGTGCTGTCGGATACGCAGTTCGACCGGCTGAAGCGCGAGCTCGAGGGCAGCTATCAGGGCGCGGTCAATGCCGGGCGACCGCTGCTGCTGGAAGGCGGGGTCGACTGGAAGGCGATGTCGCATTCGCCCAAGGACATGGATTTTCTGGAGGCCAAACACGCCGCGGCGCGCGAGATCGCGCTGGCCTTCGGC
Coding sequences:
- a CDS encoding MBL fold metallo-hydrolase; the encoded protein is MHFSLDVLRARKGDCLMLHFGSAADPHLILIDGGPSQVYGPQMKPRLTRIHKARNIARNDPLPVDVVMVSHIDDDHIKGILELTKEQRGKTPTPRLQVTSLWHNSFDDLLGTQPPEVMREAGFGTASIGGESSGGSEADPASVLASSVKQGRVARFMKVTPSEFQADSVLASIPQGRQLRDDAEALDWQLNHKFNGNLIMASKSAKSVTLANGLKLTVIGPLQPELQALQKAHDKWLRDRNTKKAKSSEAAMAAFVDESVPNLSSIVVLAEAGDKRMLLTGDARGDKILEGLELTKLLKPKGKLHVEILKVPHHGSDNNMEPSFFKRVTADHYVFSGDGEHGNPERKTLEMLLAARGDDDYTVHLTYPVADIDKGRKADWEKEQAKEKSRKKKTVRPDWSPATHGLAALLKKNPKFNKKVMIVSDKTPHLIDLLDPVRI
- a CDS encoding Flp family type IVb pilin, with the protein product MPRLLARFWNDQSGATAIEYALIAAGISLVIIVAVQGIGTRLNGRFAGINASLK
- a CDS encoding DNA-packaging protein, which produces MASLTPREIELLDTLWELHAHPHQLPPAVAPNDAPWLTWLMIGGRGAGKTRAGAEWVRAQAMGRGPGGHERQMRIALVGETEHDVREVMIEGVSGLLAVHPRYERPVWLSSRKRLQWSTGAVAQAFSAEDPESLRGPQFSCAWSDELAKWRHAEAAFDMLQFGLRLGSQPRQLITTTPRPTALLKRLMADPSSAVTRAATASNAFNLAPSFLQSVVGRYAGTQLGRQELDGELIEDRADALWSRALLESCRVTQAPALQRIVVAVDPPVSSGKRADACGIVAAGICTAGIVYVLADDTVSAVTPSAWANIAIALWRKCEADALVVEVNQGGEMVRSVIHEVDAGVPVTSVRATRGKWLRAEPVATLYEQGRVKHAGCFTALEDEMCDFASSGLSSGRSPDRLDALVWAVTALALVARSSGPRIRQL
- a CDS encoding phage portal protein codes for the protein MFDRLKAYLAAPEAKASRTAKLMAMGGGIARWTARDYRGLAREGYLGNAIVHRAVRLIAENAAACQFLVFEGAQEKEAHPLASLLTRPNPRQDGGVFFEALYAHLLLAGNAYVEAVALDDGVRSREVREIYALRPDRIKLIPGADGWAEAYDYSVGGRSVRFEQHGTVPPILHLTFFHPLDDHYGLAPIEAAASALDTHNAAAKWNKALLDNAARPSGALVYVGPEGSVLSDTQFDRLKRELEGSYQGAVNAGRPLLLEGGVDWKAMSHSPKDMDFLEAKHAAAREIALAFGVPPMLLGIPGDNTYANFQEANRVFFRQTVLPLASRVGHALSQWLAPQFGDGIRVTIDTDRIDALSADRSALWQRVSAAEFLTLNEKREAVGYAPIDGGDRLI
- a CDS encoding autotransporter outer membrane beta-barrel domain-containing protein: MITKAPPRVYAGRWNVRASGFGGTQTADGNTASGTNTPSSRIGGVAVGADYHLSAQTVVGFAMAGGATNFSVAGGGGGRSDLFQVGGFVRQSIASAYITASAAYGWQQVTAERNVGAESLRARFDTNSYSARLEAGNRYATPWLGIALTPYAAAGDVSRPAGLCGDHVVGIDDLRTGLGRQGHQRAAANSACARTSRFSSTTRSSRGRAAWAYDFNTDRSASATFQSLPGASFVVGGASPAANAALTTAAAQLTFRNGITLGTTFEGEFSEVTRYYAGRCAVRYNW
- a CDS encoding MFS transporter, which produces MNKFEPESRSTANHHALSDEMVDEISHLPTTVMEVDTAPQPAKPPLTPAEVRTILISLLLTMFLAALDQTIVATALPTIGRQFSDVTNLSWVITAYLLASTAVAPVFGTLSDIYGRRVTIIIALALFMAGSVMCALAPNMLVLILGRGLQGLGGGGILPIVQTVISDVVTPRERGQYQAYFSGVWVAAGIGGPILGGLFAEHLHWSMIFWINIPLGVLALGMLLPNMKKIPVFHRMRKVDWLGGVLLMASALIFMLVLTWAGTKFSWASPTILLMLGAGAILAMAFIWHALRTAEPFLPLQVLSGPVVPFAIAASGCAMGAMIGLTVHLPLYYEVVYGLTAAQAGLALIPVAAISVAGAAIAGRSMARARHYKRVPIAGAALAAVTALAMALATPLPLWALLTALGIFSVGLGTTFPVTVVSIQNAVARAQVGTATGAMNFFRALVASFTVAAFTTILLMALGTEITISGDHAGSAHAIAASDMVTAFRYVFEASAAMLALSALFLMLMEERVLAGPAKAAATELGE
- a CDS encoding DUF3551 domain-containing protein, translating into MSIFRRKITAAAALVTLAAALGGSLAEARPAVRQETGVAPYCVLIGAPRGAALPQICRFFGYQQCLQAAADWRGNCVANIDYRGPPPDTTGATWARGAR